The DNA region caataaaagACGGAACAACTCGGAATAATTCTGAGCCTATTCACCTCCTGCTGCACAAAATGGTAAAGCCATGGAAGTTAGCGTCACCTCATTCAAAGGCTAAGTTATAGTCACAAATATGGCATTGGTCTGTTTAGTCTGAGAAAAGgatttcttcaaattttctttttcatcttgtaaatgaagaaattttaGGGGAAAATGTCAACCTATATAATAGATGTCGCATAATCCAAAAATTTTGTAGAGCTTCACCATCTGTTTTACttgtttgtttcaatttgctaaacaaataaaagaaaccAAAGATTTGGAAAGCTTTCTGTTCTGAAAATCTATATGAATCATGCAGTTTAGTTGCTAGACAAAGCTACATCTTATACCTGCATGCAGAAGGAGTGAACTTGCTAGAAGAACCTTTTACCTGAAAAGACAATCCTGTGCTGAACATAAGCACTAGAACGAACTCGAAGTACTGATCAATGGACCATAATGATTCAACAACACCTTCAGCGTAACTAACAAAGAAATTCAAGGCTGCTGGAGTCAGAACCAAGTAAGAGAACACTATTCCCGCATAGAAAAGCACCGAGGAGCCCAATACAATTGGACCCAGAAACCTTCTCTCAGACCGAGTTAGACCTGGGAGGACAAATGCTATGATTTCATAGAGGATTACTGGGCTTCCTAAAAGAAGACCGCAATATCCTGACACCTGCAGTATGAGATTAAGACTTTCTTTAGTAAGAATACATTTCTTTCCACCAGAAATTAACAGGAAAAGCTAGTACATTTGCATTATTAAAAGGCAAAGGTAGTGAGGGAATCACAGGAGCAATTAATACATTGCACCATATCTGTCAAAAGACATTTGGTTCACATGTGAATCAGCCAGCAATTGGAATGAGATTGGAATGAGATTGGAATGATCAATATTAGGATATTCCAGAATAAAATATAGGGTGAAAGCCTAAAGAAATAGAAACAATAACAATTACAGGCATAAATTTATGTAGAAATTACAACTCAGATCAAGAATTAACCAATCAGCAATGATTGAACTGACATATGCTTCTTGAATAAATTGGTCAAGCAATTAACCATTTCGTTTCCAGTTCTGTCCTATTCAGAGCCCATTTTCATTCATATGATTCTGGAACACGAACCAAACTGGGCCATAATATCTTTCAGCTCTATAAGAAGTTACAGATGAATAATAAGTTCAGAAATATCATGCCCCACTAAAGATTCTAAAACTGTAGAAGCTAGTAaaggaaaatgagagaaaagggGAGGGGGTGAGTAATAATTAACATTGGGAGTTTTTCCTTCTTCGGATTTTAATTGATCCGGAGATTACATATAAAGAAGGTCAACCATCACTTTGCAATCCAATGATTGATCTGCAGAGCTAAGAAAGCATAGAAGCATATGCCTAGCTAACGAATATAGCGATCATTGATCCTGAGCAGGAATTTCAACTGTCAATTTggaataaaggaaaaaagtaCAGACCTTCAAAGTCGTGAAGAAAAACTCTCCTGGAGCAAGTTGCAGAAATCTAACACCCTGCGCTTTAACTGGAGCTTCAAGGACCATTATCAATTCTTTCGAGAATGCAAAGCACCCCAGCATAGCAGCACCGAccgacaaaactgagacaaaTATTCTCTGCCTTAACTCTTCAAGATGATCGAATATGCTCATTTCTTTGTCATCAGGGAGGAGCTCTTTATTCGGATAGAGAAAATCATAAAGTGCATTCTTTTCATCGTCTTGGCTGAAAGTTCCAAGGTTCTCTTCTCTCGAGCTATCAGTTGTATCTACATGGACAATATGCATCAGTCATACAGGACCATCCTACAAATGCTTGAGAAGCATATCC from Punica granatum isolate Tunisia-2019 chromosome 3, ASM765513v2, whole genome shotgun sequence includes:
- the LOC116201486 gene encoding sec-independent protein translocase protein TATC, chloroplastic is translated as MGSTSAALVPHLQLNGCCFNRLDSVKTQVTSFRIDWSRRRRTELRLMSSKRLSSFACSAVEDDKQQELRSGDGGLGSAVEDRPDTTDSSREENLGTFSQDDEKNALYDFLYPNKELLPDDKEMSIFDHLEELRQRIFVSVLSVGAAMLGCFAFSKELIMVLEAPVKAQGVRFLQLAPGEFFFTTLKVSGYCGLLLGSPVILYEIIAFVLPGLTRSERRFLGPIVLGSSVLFYAGIVFSYLVLTPAALNFFVSYAEGVVESLWSIDQYFEFVLVLMFSTGLSFQVPVIQVLLGQVGLVSGDQMLSIWRYVVVGAVVAAAVLTPSTDPLTQVLLAAPLLGLYLGGAWVVKLTGR